TTGGAAAATTCTATGAGATTGGGTTTTAATGGTTACTTTAAGGAAGTTTTTATTCCATATGAAGAGCTAAGTGAAGTAGAGTTGAAATCTAAGAAAATTGCTACACGAAGGAAATGCTTTCCTGGTTATGTCTTTTTATACGTGAATTTATGCGATGAAGTATTGAATTTTATCAATAATATACCAAAATCTCTTAAGGTTTATGGGTTTTTGAAAAATGGTAATATTCCAAAGGTGATTTTGGACGATGAGATTCACTCAATGTGTAATGCACTTTATAATGCTCAAGAGACAAAGAAGTTAGGTTATGGTTATGAAAAAGGTGAAAAAGTGAAAATTAATGATGGTCTTTTTCAAAATTTTACTGGTAAGGTAAATATGGTAAACGATGAGAAAAAAATTATTAATGTGGAAGTATCAATTTTAGGTAAGCCGACAATAATAGAGCTTGATCTGGCTCAAGTAGAGAAAATAGAGGATTAATTATGAGTGTTATAGTTGCTAAGATTAACTTACTTATGGAAGCTGGGAAAGCAATTCCAGGACCGAAAATTGCTTCAGTACTTGGTCCACGTGGTATACCTGTTCCTAAGTTTTGTGAAGCTTTTAATAAAGTTACTAGCACTGCTAACGCTAATTATAAAGTAGGCGATTTAGTAACAGTGCGAATTTCCATAAAGGATGATCGCTCTCATGATTTTACTGTTAGCGGTCCGCCTGTGGCTTATTTACTTAAGCAGGAGACTAAATTAAGTAAAGGTTCTGGTAATCCTGGTAAAGAATTAGTGGCTAAATTACCTATGTCTGCTATAATTAAAGTGGCAAAGTGCAAGATGGTTGATATGAAAGTGGATAATGAAGATTCAGCAGTGAAAATGGTTTTAGGTACTGCTAAATCTATGGGTATAGAAGTTGTGGAAGGTTAGGTAAATGAATACATATAATGATAATCCTAAGCAGTGTTTGAAGAAGATTGTTGAGTCTGCTTCAGCAAAATTTAATGAATCAGTTGATATTGCAGTCAATTTAGGCGTAGATTCACGTAAATCTGAAGAGCAGGTGCGTGGTACAGTAGTTTTGCCTAAAGGTATCGGGAAGAATATTAAAGTAGCTGTTTTCGCTCAAGATAAACATTTATTAGAAGCTGAAAAAGCTGGTGCTGATATTGCAGGAGGAGAGGATTTAGTTGAAGAAATAAAAAAAGGTAGAAAATTAGATGTTGATTGGTGCATTACTACTCCTGATTTTATGGCAAAAATCACTCCTATTGCAAAAGTATTGGGTGCTAAAGGGCTGATGCCTAACCCTAAATTTGGTACTGTGACTTCTAACATTGCAGAAGCTATTAAAACCATTAAGTCTGGTCAGGTAAAATTTAGAACAGATAAAAATGGTGTTATTCATGGTAAATTAGGAAATATTAAATTTGATGTTGATGACTTGCTAGAAAATTTAAAAGCCTTTCTTAAAGTAATTAAAGATAATAAACCTATTTCTGCGAAAGGAATTTACTTTAAGGGTGTTTTTTTAAATTCAACTATGGGTAAAGCTTATAAATTAAGCAAAGTAGAAGATATAATTTAGGGGAGTAATGCCGTGAAGCGTGAAAATAAGGATGAGTTTATACAAAATATAGCCAATGTGTTTGTAAATAATGATTTCTTGATATTGGTAAATTTTAAATCTATAAATGCCAGTGATTCATTAACTCTGAGGAATAGGTTAAAGTCTATAGCTGGTGGAGTTTTGGTAGTAAAAAACACTTTAGCTCGCTTGGCTTTGGAAAGAACTGGTAGGTTTTCTTATTTATCAGATAGTTTTTCTGGCCCTGTTGCTATTATATACTCTAGCGGCATAGTAGAAGCTGCAAAGTTAATAGTTGATTTTGCTAATATTAACAAAGAAAAGATGTCTGTGATTTGCGCGGCTCATTCAAATCAATTGCTCACAACAGAGGATGTTGATAAGTTGGCTAAGTTGCCTTCTCTGGAGGAGCTCCGTATTAAAATTATGCGTTTAATATCTTATAATATTCCTGCTCGATTGGCGTTGTCTATTAATGCATCTTCTATGAGGCTTATGAGAGCGTTGGATTATTATAGTTCTAAAAAATAAATTTGTTGTTAAGTAAGGTAGTAATTATGAGTAATGTAACAAGTGATTTGGTTGATAAAATATTATCTTTAAACCTATTAGAGGCTTCTGAACTTGTAAAAGTTCTAGAAGAGAAAATAGGGTTGCCTGCTGGTTCTTTTCTTGGCGGAGCTGTTGGCGCTGGGGCGCCAGTTGATGGTAATGTTGCTGCTCCTGCTGCTCAAGAAAAAGCTGAGTATAAAGTTGTGATTAAAGAAATTGATGCGAGTAAAAAAATAGGAGTCATTAAAGCTGTGAGAGAAGTTAATTCTACATTGGGTTTAAAAGAAGCAAAAGAGTTGGTTGAATCTTTACCTAAAGATTTGACTGCTAATGTTCCTAAAGACGAAGCAGAAAAAATAAAGCAAAAACTTATTGAAGCAGGAGCAACTAAAGTGGAGCTTGAATAATATTTTATGTATTAATTTTGTATTGATATAGCTCTTTTAATTAGTTTGGGGTATTTTAATGGTTGATTCTTCTTATATGTACGCTTCTGGTGCTTTTGTTCCTAGAGTTTCTTATTCTAGGTCGATTGATTTAAAAGATTCTTTATTGGATTTGGTTAAGGTT
The nucleotide sequence above comes from Wolbachia endosymbiont of Oedothorax gibbosus. Encoded proteins:
- the nusG gene encoding transcription termination/antitermination protein NusG, coding for MECEYKWYIIKVDYGYEQNIRELVSNAVYFKEVFIPYQTVCNLKSDIKELCEVYVYMHLCDESKNILNQTPGFCSGESGNFEMILDDEISLKCKEFNRYKWYILRVASNCEEKVRQHILENSMRLGFNGYFKEVFIPYEELSEVELKSKKIATRRKCFPGYVFLYVNLCDEVLNFINNIPKSLKVYGFLKNGNIPKVILDDEIHSMCNALYNAQETKKLGYGYEKGEKVKINDGLFQNFTGKVNMVNDEKKIINVEVSILGKPTIIELDLAQVEKIED
- a CDS encoding 50S ribosomal protein L11, which produces MSVIVAKINLLMEAGKAIPGPKIASVLGPRGIPVPKFCEAFNKVTSTANANYKVGDLVTVRISIKDDRSHDFTVSGPPVAYLLKQETKLSKGSGNPGKELVAKLPMSAIIKVAKCKMVDMKVDNEDSAVKMVLGTAKSMGIEVVEG
- the rplA gene encoding 50S ribosomal protein L1; this encodes MNTYNDNPKQCLKKIVESASAKFNESVDIAVNLGVDSRKSEEQVRGTVVLPKGIGKNIKVAVFAQDKHLLEAEKAGADIAGGEDLVEEIKKGRKLDVDWCITTPDFMAKITPIAKVLGAKGLMPNPKFGTVTSNIAEAIKTIKSGQVKFRTDKNGVIHGKLGNIKFDVDDLLENLKAFLKVIKDNKPISAKGIYFKGVFLNSTMGKAYKLSKVEDII
- the rplJ gene encoding 50S ribosomal protein L10, coding for MKRENKDEFIQNIANVFVNNDFLILVNFKSINASDSLTLRNRLKSIAGGVLVVKNTLARLALERTGRFSYLSDSFSGPVAIIYSSGIVEAAKLIVDFANINKEKMSVICAAHSNQLLTTEDVDKLAKLPSLEELRIKIMRLISYNIPARLALSINASSMRLMRALDYYSSKK
- the rplL gene encoding 50S ribosomal protein L7/L12; this encodes MSNVTSDLVDKILSLNLLEASELVKVLEEKIGLPAGSFLGGAVGAGAPVDGNVAAPAAQEKAEYKVVIKEIDASKKIGVIKAVREVNSTLGLKEAKELVESLPKDLTANVPKDEAEKIKQKLIEAGATKVELE